Part of the Candidatus Zixiibacteriota bacterium genome, TTAGGGCCAATCGGATTATGGATGCCAACGACATCGGCGATGGAATCGGGGTGATGGGCGACACCCTGCACCACATCGACACTCATAATAATGGTTCGACATATGAAATGAGCGATTACACAAGGCGTATAAATAACAATCCGCACGGACATGATGGACAGATGCCATCGGGTAATTATATTCGTACCAATGTGGCCGGCGCGACGCTTCCGGGGACGCTGGCCACGGATGCCGACAATCACTGGTTTGACGCATCGCAGGCGCCGGCGGTGAGCGGGCATATGTATACGGGTCAGGTTTATGACTGGCTGCTGCAAGCGCTGGGGCGCAATGGATATGACGGCAGTGGCGCCTCCATGTTGACGGTAGTGAATTACAGCGGTGAGGGAGATAATAATGCCTACTGGGACGGGAGCCGGATAGTTGTCTGGAGTTTTTCGACCGGATGGCGTTCGCTGGCCGGTTGCCCGGATGTGATAGCGCATGAATGGGGACATGCAGTAACGGAAAATTGCTCCAATCTTATCTATGAGAAGGAATCGGGTGCGCTTAATGAGTCATTTTCAGATATGATGGGGGCCGCTTTTGAGTGGGCACGTGACACGCTTGATACACCCGATTGGCTGATGGGCGAGAACGGTCGCACCAGCGGACAGGCTTTCCGTTCCATGTCTGACCCACATCAGTTCGGCGATCCCGACTATTATGGGACTTCGGATTCATACTGGATCGACGTGGTCAATTGTACTCCTTCGTATTTGAATGATTATTGCGGCGTCCACACCAACAGCGGGGTGGGTAATAAATGGTATTTCCTCCTGTCGGATGGAGGCACTCATCACGATGTGACCGTAACCGGTATCGGAGCCGCCAATGCCATTAAGGTTGCTTATCGCGCCAATCGCTACTATTGGAATTCCAGCAGTGCGTATGCCGACGCCGCCCTGGGCACTATTACGGCGGCCAATGATCTTGATATTTCGGGCGTCTGGGGGATGCAGACGGCAAACGCCTGGCGTGCAGTCGGTGTCGCGGTACCTGGGCCGGGGCTGGCATTCAGCTATCCGCTGGGGAAACCCTCAATGATGCCGCCTGATCAACCCCAAGTTTTCGAGGTGATTGTGAGCGGAACGCTGGGAGGTTCTCCGGTGGCCGGTTCAGGAGTACTCCATTATTCGATAGATGGCGGCACTTACAGTACGGCTCCGATGACGGAGATTTCCAGCAATCATTATGAGGCGACCCTGCCGGCTTCTGCATGTGGCAGCAAGATCGAGTATTATGTCAGTGCTGAGGAAGCCTCAAGCGGGACATTCTATGATCCCGAAACATCAAATCCCAATATTTGTGTGGCTGCCGCCTCGGTTACAACGATTATTTCCGATAATTTCGAGACTGATAAAGGGTGGACGGTCAACGGTAACGCCACGGCCGGCCAGTGGCAGCGAGGCACACCGGCGGGAGGCGGCCAGCGGGGTGATCCTCCGACGGACTACGATCATACGGGACAGTGTTATCTGACCGGCAACGGCGCCGGCGATACCGATGTTGACGGCGGCTCGACGAATCTCGTATCGCCCACTTTCGACCTGACCGGAGGGGACGGATTGATCCATTATGCCCGATGGTACTCCAATAATTTTGGCGCTGCCCCCAACGCCGACACTTTCAAGGTTTATATTTCCAATAACAACGGCGGCAGCTGGACTCTGGCCGAAAAAGTGGGCCCGGTCGAGCAGGCCTCCGGCGGCTGGTATGTTCATGAATTTTGGGCGTCCGATTTCATAACGCTCACCAATCAAATGAAACTACGTTTTGAGGCCTCCGACCTTGGCTCCGGTTCCGTGGTCGAAGCGGCGGTAGATGCTGTAGTAATCAAAGTGTATGGCTGCAATTCCAGCGCGCCTTATGTAACCACCGAATCTCTTTCCAACTGGACGGTCGGTCTGCCTTACTCGCGGCAACTGCAGGCGGCCGGCGGTACCGGGACATTGACCTGGTCGGATAAAACGGGCAGCCTTGTTGGAACGGGGTTGTCATTGTCGTCGGCCGGATTGCTTTCGGGGACCCCGGTTGGGGCGGGGCCGATTTCATTTACGGCTGTTGTCACTGATGAAAATAGCATGACCGGCGAAAAGCTTTTCAGTTTCGCCATCAATCAGCATATTACGATTACAACGGCTACTCTTC contains:
- a CDS encoding M4 family metallopeptidase, giving the protein MNRIHLILATLMILVGLSFAANSDEGAIGPNHLRGNPDVKTYQVNANNILEYVEGNLVRPVARGGEAAASISFFEENRGAFRMSDPVDELKLKKTEVDDLGMRHLLFEQYYNGIRVIGGEMRTHFASDGALKTVNGNYEADINLSVTPSLDANHAIAIARNDLATFFGEGRPGEAELVIFPWEGKQYLSWRFFLYSDTRLGRWEYFIEAVSGAVIFRANRIMDANDIGDGIGVMGDTLHHIDTHNNGSTYEMSDYTRRINNNPHGHDGQMPSGNYIRTNVAGATLPGTLATDADNHWFDASQAPAVSGHMYTGQVYDWLLQALGRNGYDGSGASMLTVVNYSGEGDNNAYWDGSRIVVWSFSTGWRSLAGCPDVIAHEWGHAVTENCSNLIYEKESGALNESFSDMMGAAFEWARDTLDTPDWLMGENGRTSGQAFRSMSDPHQFGDPDYYGTSDSYWIDVVNCTPSYLNDYCGVHTNSGVGNKWYFLLSDGGTHHDVTVTGIGAANAIKVAYRANRYYWNSSSAYADAALGTITAANDLDISGVWGMQTANAWRAVGVAVPGPGLAFSYPLGKPSMMPPDQPQVFEVIVSGTLGGSPVAGSGVLHYSIDGGTYSTAPMTEISSNHYEATLPASACGSKIEYYVSAEEASSGTFYDPETSNPNICVAAASVTTIISDNFETDKGWTVNGNATAGQWQRGTPAGGGQRGDPPTDYDHTGQCYLTGNGAGDTDVDGGSTNLVSPTFDLTGGDGLIHYARWYSNNFGAAPNADTFKVYISNNNGGSWTLAEKVGPVEQASGGWYVHEFWASDFITLTNQMKLRFEASDLGSGSVVEAAVDAVVIKVYGCNSSAPYVTTESLSNWTVGLPYSRQLQAAGGTGTLTWSDKTGSLVGTGLSLSSAGLLSGTPVGAGPISFTAVVTDENSMTGEKLFSFAINQHITITTATLPPWTAGRPYSQTLAASGGTTPINWIDKNSSLTGTGLSLSLAGVVSGTPLAAGQINFMAKVTDLAGDAQEKAFDITINAPVQITTATLPNGTQGKPYSQMLIATNGTGTISWSDPLNSLSGTGLTLAPNGQVSGTPNAVTTINFTPRAGDIAGSYAEVLLSLVVKPDYLCGDADGDKLVNIRDITFLINFLYKGGAAPNPLEAGDANGDGLRGIQDITYLINYLYKGGPAPICP